One Festucalex cinctus isolate MCC-2025b chromosome 3, RoL_Fcin_1.0, whole genome shotgun sequence DNA window includes the following coding sequences:
- the zfpm1 gene encoding zinc finger protein ZFPM1 isoform X4 — protein sequence MAEPGTQDFHGDPDEADEDGGEQRLAHSAGKEEDEGEEEDGVLQWSGPDELQLSKEGSNRKVVARKELHADTVWGPYPGSLQLDGSTDEVASENSNWTLVCDDPDCWLNCLTLTTNPSEANCTIYSQGEELFCKVTSDIFVAERLLAAPLLPPKPSSPVARGSPLLNIVTPKTSVVNEEPLYPAALHTDIQLLPQQAGMAAILATAVVNKDIFPCKDCGIWYRSERNLQAHLMYYCASRQKQPAAASSPPQDKPKESYPNERICPFPQCNKSCPSASSLEIHMRTHSGERPFVCLICLSAFTTKANCERHLKVHTDTLNGVCHGCGFVSTTRDILYSHLVTSHMVCQPGSRSEVYSPGPGLPKLPLSTVLSPGDSGVVLKCQVCGHNSDSPSQLQQHVRTHLEVRVPAERSPTPRQSTPSSTDQLQPSTPEGEPLGCVPKSDSSSPGANGGSATPRGCSPPDAQTTTLRIKEEPHSESETEEHQMDFKEDGEEADEKALKTKEKQTTNSVCQTSNSPKSPATTAVKAEPTSPTPGCSPSHIGGAGSVFPGGSMFLPQYMFNPETAILPQASEILAKMSEMVHSRLKQGQTIPQTNAATFFPSAPTVPTATATPPLKGATCFECDITFNNINNFYAHKRLYCSSRHHGEGATSASGPGSARDASPATVPSSKAQDSSASPHDGAASRAASASPSESEPAADSGAAETRRASVKTETPSGREGISSSSEGEGVGGRGGRASEGSQSPASGSAEDPDDDPNRTFCKACNIRFSRHENYTVHKRFYCASRHDPSNQRTVHTAKASAAAAFHPQPIRTRKRKKMYEIHMARTEALAAAAATVAASASAPSPSVLGLAVKQEVSPCAAGSSSPEADGPIDLSKRPRLQEVPHHGASGILPALPLTDYHKCTACSISFNSIENYLAHKTYYCPATTLQQHTLQLHRLKRSASTSPKSKSHQERQDLLHPAEAKALPADWVTGPHASALTDTTSAPDATSAHAATPRAGAKGVSAASPHTVCPYCPNRPVTCDLMEHFKTVHGLVVSIQSPQEAQPQPGSVVSPGPSLSPRDGVTATSPSKLLPRVHRDSINGQARSDTASPSSPLINGSPSGDGGSPSASSPQPVSPTRAPPLTLSPVPDQRRETVGMSLVPDKTSPAVASHALTPPTPGPKTPVVSPIQNGNTRYCKLCNIKFSSLSTFIAHKKYYCSSHSAEHVK from the exons AATTCCAATTGGACCTTGGTGTGTGATGATCCAGATTGTTGGTTAAACTGTCTTACTTTGACCACTAACCCATCAGAGGCCAACTGTACTATCTACAGCCAAG GTGAAGAGTTATTCTGCAAGGTGACCAGCGACATTTTTGTAGCAGAACGCCTCCTGGCAGCTCCACTGCTTCCTCCCAAACCCTCCTCCCCTGTCGCCAGGGGTTCGCCTCTCCTCAACATTGTCACCCCTAAAACATCTGTGGTAAACGAGGAACCTCTGTATCCTGCAGCCCTCCACACAGACATCCAGCTCCTCCCACAGCAAGCCGGCATGGCTGCCATCTTGGCGACTGCTGTTGTCAATA AGGACATTTTCCCGTGCAAAGACTGCGGGATTTGGTACAGAAGTGAAAGGAACCTGCAAGCCCACCTCATGTACTACTGCGCCAGCCGACAGAAACAGCCGGCCGCGGCCTCATCCCCGCCCCAAGACAAGCCTAAGGAGTCCTATCCCAACGAACGCATCTGCCCCTTTCCTCAGTGTAACAAGAGTTGCCCGAGCGCGAGTTCACTGGAGATTCACATGCGCACGCATAGTG GCGAGCGGCCGTTTGTCTGTCTCATCTGTCTGTCTGCCTTCACCACGAAAGCAAACTGTGAGCGCCATTTGAAGGTCCACACCGACACGCTGAACGGGGTGTGCCATGGCTGTGGCTTTGTCTCCACCACGAGGGATATTCTCTACAGCCATTTGGTTACCAGCCACATGGTTTGCCAGCCTGGATCTCGCAGCGAGGTCTACTCTCCAGGGCCAGGCCTGCCGAAGTTGCCCTTGTCCACTG TTCTCAGCCCAGGAGACTCCGGCGTGGTGCTGAAGTGTCAAGTCTGCGGCCACAACTCGGATTCTCCTTCCCAGTTGCAGCAGCATGTACGAACCCACCTGGAAGTGAGAGTCCCCGCTGAAAGGAGCCCCACCCCTCGTCAAAGTACCCCATCATCTACCGACCAGCTTCAGCCATCTACGCCAGAGGGTGAGCCCCTCGGCTGTGTCCCCAAGTCAGATTCCTCCAGCCCGGGTGCTAACGGCGGCTCCGCCACTCCACGTGGATGTAGTCCTCCTGATGCCCAAACCACCACCCTCCGAATCAAAGAAGAGCCTCATTCGGAATCTGAGACAGAAGAACATCAGATGGACTTCAAGGAGGATGGCGAGGAGGCTGACGAGAAAGCATTGAAGACAAAGGAGAAGCAAACTACCAACTCCGTTTGTCAGACATCGAATTCTCCAAAGAGTCCTGCCACCACAGCAGTGAAAGCAGAACCAACCAGTCCCACTCCTGGTTGTAGCCCGAGTCATATAGGTGGTGCTGGCTCAGTTTTCCCTGGTGGATCGATGTTTTTGCCTCAGTACATGTTTAACCCTGAAACAGCCATTTTGCCTCAGGCCTCCGAGATTCTGGCTAAAATGTCCGAGATGGTTCACAGCCGTCTGAAGCAGGGCCAGACGATTCCTCAGACCAACGCAGCCACCTTCTTCCCCTCTGCACCAACCGTCCCAACGGCCACAGCAACTCCTCCTCTAAAAGGAGCCACCTGCTTTGagtgtgatattacattcaacaaTATCAACAATTTCTATGCACACAAGAGGCTTTACTGCTCCAGTAGGCACCACGGAGAAGGCGCCACCTCAGCTTCAGGCCCTGGATCGGCAAGAGACGCCTCCCCCGCCACCGTGCCATCCAGCAAGGCACAAGATTCATCAGCATCTCCTCATGATGGAGCAGCGAGCCGAGCAGCCTCCGCCTCACCTTCCGAATCCGAACCTGCGGCAGATAGCGGCGCAGCGGAAACCAGGAGAGCGTCGGTGAAGACCGAAACTCCTTCGGGCCGGGAAGGAATATCGTCCTCTTCGGAAGGCGAGGGCGTGGGCGGCAGAGGAGGACGAGCGAGCGAAGGCAGCCAGAGCCCCGCCAGCGGGTCTGCCGAAGACCCGGACGATGACCCCAACAGAACCTTCTGCAAGGCCTGCAACATTCGCTTCAGCCGCCACGAAAACTACACCGTTCACAAACGCTTCTACTGCGCGTCGCGGCACGACCCGTCCAACCAGCGAACCGTCCACACGGCAAAGGCGAGCGCCGCAGCAGCCTTTCATCCTCAGCCCATTCGAACCCGCAAAAGGAAGAAGATGTATGAAATCCACATGGCGCGGACGGAAGCCTTagcggccgccgccgccacggTGGCGGCTTCCGCTTCCGCTCCGTCCCCTTCCGTCCTTGGCCTGGCGGTGAAACAAGAGGTTTCTCCTTGCGCCGCCGGCAGCTCCAGCCCCGAAGCTGACGGTCCGATTGATCTGAGCAAGAGGCCCCGCCTCCAAGAAGTTCCTCACCACGGCGCCAGCGGTATTCTTCCCGCCTTGCCGCTCACCGATTACCACAAGTGCACCGCCTGCAGTATCAGCTTCAATAGCATTGAGAATTACTTGGCTCACAAAACCTACTACTGCCCTGCCACCACCCTCCAGCAGCACACCTTGCAGCTCCACAGGCTCAAACGGTCAGCGTCTACCTCTCCCAAAAGCAAATCTCACCAGGAGCGACAAGATCTTCTCCATCCCGCGGAAGCCAAAGCTCTCCCCGCAGATTGGGTGACCGGCCCTCACGCTTCAGCCTTAACTGACACCACGTCGGCCCCCGATGCGACAAGCGCACATGCGGCCACCCCGCGGGCAGGCGCCAAAGGCGTTAGCGCGGCTTCTCCGCATACGGTCTGTCCGTATTGTCCCAACAGGCCCGTCACATGTGACCTCATGGAGCACTTCAAGACTGTCCACGGTTTGGTTGTATCGATTCAGTCGCCCCAAGAGGCTCAACCTCAACCGGGCAGCGTAGTTAGTCCCGGCCCGAGCCTTAGCCCGAGAGATGGCGTCACGGCCACGAGCCCGTCAAAATTGCTCCCTCGCGTTCACAGAGATAGTATCAACGGGCAGGCGAGGAGTGACACCGCTTCTCCCTCCTCCCCTCTGATAAATGGTAGTCCATCAGGTGATGGTGGATCGCCGTCGGCGAGTTCCCCTCAACCCGTTTCCCCCACAAGGGCTCCTCCTCTGACTTTGTCACCTGTGCCTGACCAGCGAAGAGAAACAGTGGGGATGTCCCTCGTTCCGGACAAGACTTCACCAGCTGTTGCCTCCCACGCCCTCACCCCACCCACCCCCGGTCCCAAAACCCCCGTCGTTTCCCCGATTCAGAACGGTAACACCCGCTACTGCAAGCTGTGCAATATTAAGTTCAGCAGCCTCTCCACGTTCATAGCGCATAAAAAATACTACTGTTCCTCGCACAGCGCTGAACATGTCAAGTGA